In Anolis carolinensis isolate JA03-04 chromosome 4, rAnoCar3.1.pri, whole genome shotgun sequence, the genomic window AATTCATTTGGAATAACTACTTCAGTGTTGCCTATGGCTCTGGTTCAAGGCTTTTTTGGTAAATGTATGCTAAAAACCAAATGATCTCTTCATAGTCGTTGTCAAACCCCTCCTCAACATACTGAAAGAAATCCTAGCTTTATGGACCCTGTCAAGTATTCTTTCACTATATCATGCAGAGGCAGAAATGAGTTAACAACTTTCTAGGTTTGTTATGTAACAGAAACAGTTTTGGGTAGTTCAGTGTCCAAATATTTCACACATCTCTTCAAACCACTTTTCTGGGTTGATCTTTTTGGGCTGAAGTTGCGGACTACTGATTGGCCAGGTATTGTGAGAAGATCATCCTTGCacgatattttaaaatatcctctAAAGGCCCTAACATAAAATCAGGCTGAAATATTTTgggaataaaattaatatatttccAGCATCTTAAATTTGGTCTCTTTCTTGTGGACAGCAAACttagtagtctcgcttatccaacataaataggccagcagaacattggataagcgaaaatgctggataataaggagggattaaggaaaagcctattaaatgtcaaattacgttatgagtttacaaattaagcaccaaaacaatgttttataacaaatcgacaaATAGAcagcagtaattactgtatttgtgaatttagcaccaaaacctcgcaatgcattgaaaacattgactacaaaaacattgactattaaaaggcagactgcgttggataatacggaatgttgggtaagtgaaggttggataagcaagactctactatacttgaaaaaaaaatcccatctcCCACGTTTGTAACCAGCTAATAATCAGAGAACTGGTGATGGAGAGAAGCTCTTCTTCCCAGCAGATGTTCTCCTGGGAAGCAAAGGAAACACAAGAAACATTCCCTACAATCCTAATGCTTTCTTCTAGGCCATTTTTTTGATTCTGCAGGAGGAAAAGCCATCCACTCTAATAAAGTATAATGCTCTGAACTCAATTAATCTTATATTAATCTTCTGCTTTAACCTGGCATTCTAGAAAGCTAAACTATGAGTAAAAAATTCCAGCGGTCAGTATCTTAATGACTTAATTAGGAAATCATGTCTAGGTTTTGCTTTAagctatgtttatgtttttatttattttaaaatatcattaatGAAATGTACTTATgattttttctaaaataaaaagtcTTAATTTTTTCTAAATTCTAACTTCATTGTGCATCCACTCTGTTTTAAAAGAATCAAGTTAAATTATTTTGGGTCATTACACAAAAACTAAAGGATTTCCATGTTATACAAGGTGAGGAAAACTTCTGAAACTCACTGAAGTTTTAGCAACGGATTATAATGTGATGCACAGTTGAGGACTTTTTCCTCATGAATGTCCATTAGGAATTCTAAATCTCAGCAGAACGCCTCTGGATTATTTTATCCAAATACTAATGGAATTTTTCAATTTGTGCAAGAGCTTTTAGATAACAGGTTACTTTTAGCCAACAAATTGCAACTGGATTTCTGTACCACTTATGAGAAATTTGTTCCTATGTAAAAAGAGTGATGATCAGCTGAGCTTACATTTCTAAAGTCGTTCCTGCTTTAAAGTCATGTCATCACAATGAGCTCCAAAATAGAAACACGTAAAAGCTCTAGTCACATGAGTGCTTCAAAAGCCGGCATAGGGATCTTTGAGTAAGCGGAGGATGTATTTATCTGATACAGAATGTTTATGCAGTGACAACATATTGCAAAATACAGGCCTGAGGAAATGTTTTTGTAGTGCAAATTGTGAATTAGTTCAAGCAatgcagttttttttctttctacaaCCATCTGCACTGACAAAGATGAGACACTTAGTAGGACAAAATGAATCACACATCCAAATAAGATGTGACTCAGCTCATCCTATGTATAAGCTCAGCACATGTCCGCTACTGGTATAACAATACAGAACATTGTATTGGGAGAAGTTTATTAATTCTGGGTGAGATTCATGCATTTATATTGCTGGTAGAGTAATATATAGTAAGACCTTTCACTTCTCAATTTGTGGGCCACTGTTACCATGCTGATCATGACAGGTGCCACAGAGTGAAACAGTATTTACTTTATTCTTATTTCTCCTCTTTACTACAGCACTTTTTATTTATCTCATGAGATTTTAATCATGCATTCTTTGCACCATTGCCCAGCCTTTTATTTTAACCTGATGTACTGTTCTTATTTGGTGGTTTAACTTACCattatattgttattaaaatgttggtttaatatgtgtaatgtcaatgatgtctgttttattgtgaatgtattttgtttattgtggaaattgGGCTTgggcccatgttagctgccctgagtctctgcggggaaatggaggcgaggtataaagttgttattattattattattattattattattattattattattattattattatattattattcagcaTCACACTCATAAATGGGACACTGCTGTTCTAATATAGGAAGCCATGTTGAGCAATGACCTATGCTCAACTCACCCTGCAAATCATTGCCTAACCTGGGAAATGTGGCCACTAACCCAACTGTATGTGGCTACTAGTTGCCGAAGTTCTTTGATGGAAGAAGGGAATCTTTCACACACTTTTGTTCAATCCAAAATGAAGACTTGTCTCAAGTTAGATTATCTACTTGCCAGAAGAAAAACCAAACTTTGACATAAGCTATTTGCATGTTGCGGAGTGTTGTTTCCACTAATTTCTCCTCTTTTCAGCTGCAGCACTCTGTCTCCAACCAACACGGAGCATCATTCCAGAAAGTTCCGCAGGCTTTTGTAGGGACAGAGGATGAATGAAACTTCATTCAAGGAACTTCGGATCCAAACAATTATTCCTAGAAATATTGCCTTCTGACATGATCAAACACACTGGAATTGTACTTTCTTGAAGCTGGAATGCTCAAGTTACAAAGTCAGCGTCAGCAAACAAGTCTATAATCAGATTGTTCAACTAAATGCTGCAACAGGTACCCACTGCAACGATAAGAGATTTGATGCACAAGTTTTAAGGAATGCCAGAACTAGAAAATGTAATGCCATTTTTTGAAATAAGAGAATGCCACCAAGTTAAACAATATCTCATACCAAATTTTTAACCATGTGACATTTATTAGAGAGAGTTCATGTATAAAATGTGGTGTATGAACAATGTTTtaagtaaacaaaatcaaatgcAACTTAAGCTCAAAAGAGGGGAAAAGGACAGTTCCCAATTGAGGAGGGTAATTTAAAAATTAAGCTACATCCCAAAAGAGACTTCAAAGAAATAGCAGTGTTAGTTTCTTCCAGCTCAAAACGGAagaaggggggagagagaaaaacagggcAGCACTTTTAACACTAACTGGTTTTAGCATGAGCTTCAGATGCAGCAGATAACAATACCGGTATTAAAGCTCCAGGTAATAAAGCATATTTCTACAGTTGTGGGCATGAAACAGGTTATAGAAATATGGAAATGTAAAAGTCTTCAGAATGTCCCTTGCCTTACAACATTCTCAGAGAGCTGCGTGAGGTGATACAGGTCTTTCCTATCCCTACAGTGGGCAGTTAGTGTTGATATGTGAAAGTAATAAAACTGCATACCAGAAATCAGTTTCAATGGGTTCAAAATTCTGAGAAAATTCCTTTTTCTATACCACtggttctccaggtattttggatttcagctcccacaattcctgacagctgaAGAAGGAaagattgggaactactgctctacagTAGACTCTCGGTTAACTGGCAcatatggggattggtagatgccggaCAATAGTAGTTTCTTGTTGCTTAAGAATTACTATTCAAGTAGCTCTAATACTATAATCCAAGATATACTATActgtaaactctgtattgacttgatattaatattgcaatatagtcattgaAAGGAAATTATAACAGataaacaaatttaacttaaagTAGTACAATTTCACTGTAATataaaactggttttattttattatagtattgattttattgattatttctttgattttttgtcAGTTGCTTGCGACTTATGGTTAACTGAGAGGGTAGGGGACATAATCTGCATCTTTCTGAAGCCTATTACACTTTCTATGTTGCACTTTGTGCTGAATCTGAAGAAATGGTGTTATATCCACTTAATCTCatgataaaaattttaaaaattgtcttaaaagtgctgcagcatttctttctttccatacCAGAAGAGTGTTTGATAAATTGTGTTTCATAACACAGATCTTCAACAGCAGCCACTACTATGATTATTAGCAACGGCTGTGCTTCAGCCTTCCATGTGCTCCAGAATTCTTCTCTAATGTTAGGTCCCCATAGTAATGGGTGAAAAGATAAAATGGTGTTCGAGAGATCATGTAGAAAACTACCTTGGGATTTCCAAGTATGTCAGAATTTTGAGTTAGGAAAGAGGCAAGAGAATTTAGAATTCATCCAGTTAAGATTCAAGTCAAGATCTCTTCATAAGGCAGTTTTACTGCAAAGCTTCTCTTTCATGTTAGATTTTAAAAACAGTCTACTCCAAGAAGATGTCAGTCCTAAGCATACCCATGTAGacaaaaatgaatatataaaattttatttagaCAACATCTATATTTATGATTCATAAGTGTGCTAAACTAGCGTACAGTCAATGTCATTATCTTTGATATTGTTATTTAATAGTCACAAAGATCAAAACTGAAACTATAGGTCAATGTACTCTCACTCTGGAAGAGTTGTAGAAGACAATAGCTGCCTTAATTAATCTATGCTATGTTTCAGTTTCAGAAACCTATCAAGGTCCCGAAATAACTGAGttctaaaatacatttttaattattttgtgcatttaGACTATCGAACTCTGAGGTAGGCACTGAATTAGTCGGCTGTTAAGGTGTTTCTAAATCACTGTGACCATTCTGTAAGTTCAACAGTCAAGCCAGGTAAGCCTAGCATTTTTCATTAAGGAGTCAAcatcccaagtttcagaaacaaTCTGATTATGTTTGTAATACGTACACAACCCAAATCTGAGAAATCCTCAAGGAACCCGTTAAAATATTAATACTTAATACAATCAATTAAATCAGATCAATTCTTTAATTATCTTAAAACAGAGACAACCATCAAACCTATGCTAGATAACCAATTCTGTGGATTTTTCTTCCTGCCAAAGGTCCCATGATGTTACAGTTTTAAAAACTGTATATCTAGCAAATGGAAGACAAGTCAAAATTTAAATATAGCTCATTCAGAGGACGGTACGATGGGCTCAAATTAAATAACATGGCCACCTTTTTAGGACATTAACATTTGTTGTTGCCATATTGGATAGTCACAGAAAGGACCAAAAGATTGAATAGTCTTTTGATGGCTTTTttgtgttttggaatattttttaaaataatcaagaCTGACTCAACTTCTCTTCTCAGAAGGCATATGACTTGTCCCGTATCCTTGGACCATAGGTATAAAAGCCATCTTATTTTACTTCCCTCCAGTTCAAAGGCTGCATCTTAAAGTGTTCTTCAATCTATTAAGACAATTGATTTGGCTGACTCGGTCAATCATAAtggatggcagtgtagaagattaTCCAAAcaacctgaaaaaaaaaacccacaagaaaGGATATCAGCAAGAGACCAATGACTAGACACATCAGCTACCAAATTCAGACTGAACAGACTTTTTGAATACTAGCATAATCAATAGCGATCAACATTTAAGAAGAGCCCATTTGAAACCCTAATCTAAGTTAGAAAGAGTGGAACAGTGTAGACTAATCCCTCTCCACCAGTTTCTGTAATATGCCGCACATACAAAAACTCAGGGCAAAAGAGATGGAATACCTGGattgtgttgttttatttatgAACAAAGTAAAAGGGGATATTTAAAACTACACAGAGCTATCCAAGTTTAGGGATTAGCTTTTGTTTTAATAACATGTGAAACATCTTCTAGTTTCAATTATCTTAATGTTGTATTTTCAGTCAAACCAGCTAGTGAAGTTTTTCTTGCTTACTTTTGAATTGTAGACCAAGAATGGCATTTTGAAACCAATGTTGGTGCCAATAGgaaaccaaaaggaaaaaaagggagaaGACTAAGTTGGGTTTTTATATGTAGGTAGATTTTGTTATTGGGGGATAGTGGTGGTAATAGAGAAACAATCAGTCTCAAGTCTCTCTCTCGCACACCTTCTTCAATAAGATGTTGTACAGAGAATGAAAGATTTTACAGTTTGATCAATGAGAAAGACACTtcagtcctccaaatgtttttagTTTCCAATCACTATAATTCCCTGCCACTGATCATTCTAGTTGGGAATGGGGAATGAAGTATTTAGTGAACAAAAGTTAACATTAACTTTGGGATGGCAGCAGGGACCACAAAATCACCTTGTAGTGTTTTCCCAGATAAAGATTTTTATATATCTTGGACCTCTTAAGTCTAAATGCATGGTGACAACACTCTATAAAAATTAGAATAATTACCAAAAACAGTGCAAAAGATGTCACAAATCCTTCCTTTGTTAGCTCCCATGTTCCACCATATTCTTCTTCATCTATCTGCTGAAAGCTACTAAAATAAAGGTACAGCACTCCAGCATTTATAAGACAGAATCTGTGGAGGTGAGTAAAAAATTATATCAGAATGTGTTATCAGTTATTTCTCAtttatttacatcctgcctttctccaaagATGGGGTTCAAGGCAATGTATAACAATTTAAAGAGATCAAACTAAAGTATTTACAAAAGCTGAAAAATgataacaaaatattatttttaaacataTCCAAACAGTTGAAAACAcgtaaaataatttcaaaaacacAATTTCCAGTAAAGACTACACAAAAAAATTTCAACTACCAATAGAAAGAAAGCAGCAAGGGGGCCAAGAGTTCCGCGGCATGGGAGCAGCCAGAGAAAGCTGTCTCCCAAGTCCTCACCAATTATAACTATGAAGGTTGTGGGATTGAGAAAAAGGACTCCTTACCAAACTTAAAGCTTACACTGGCTTATATGAGGAAATAGTGTATTTCAGATAGTCTGAACCAagccatgtaaggctttaaaggtaaaaaAAGTAGCACAGTACTTTGAATTCTGCATGGAAACAGACTGGGAACCAATGGATGTGTTTCCACAGGGGAGACACATGAACCTAGCCCCAGTCCGCAGCAGCACTTTGGACCTACTGACATTTTAAACTACTTTTTGATTtaaatcaaaagctcttcttttGCTCTAGAAACTTTCAGAGTATTTGTGAGTGTGTCTTGTCTGTTTGCATTATCTTCGACTTCTTTTTATTCTCTCTACAAAGAAATCAAAAACAAATCTTTGTTTTTTACCACAAATTGAAGTTCTGCAGAACTGCAGACTCACAATTTAGGAGCTGCTGACACACATCAATGTATAATGCAAATTACATGAGAATTTAATGTCAATATTGAGAGACACACTCAATTTATGACAACTATTTCAACTTCAACCTGCATCAACCTTTCAGTGTTTAATAGAAAACAAAGAggagaacaacaaaaacaacttacATTGCTATGCCCACAAATCCCTTCAATGGAACAATGCCCCAGATCACTCCCAAAATAACAGCAATGATCTGCCGGAACCAGTAAATCACATCTAGAAATTCATCCTGCAGAAAGGAGGCAAAATAAAAGTTCAGAAGATCCATAATTCATAGGCAACATATTTGGCAAAATGCCATTTGTGATAACAGGAAATCTGGACTCTGTTCCTTTGTTCAACCTGGAAGCATTTGAGAGAATGGTTTCTGATGCACAACTCTAAAAGATGGAAAGAAGCAGAAAAGGGAACAGAAGCAGGGAGTGAGAGGTATCACTACTGTAAACTGAGATGTAACTTTGTACTTTCTAAATATgtatgtgtacagtagagtctcacttatccaacattctggattatccaatgcatttttgtagtcaatgttttcaacacatcatgatattttggtgttaaattagtaaatacagtaattactacatagcattattgcacattgaactacttattatgtcacatttgttgttaaacatgatgctttggtgcttaatttgtaaaatcataaccttttccttaatccttccttattatccaacatattcgcttatccaacattctgccggcccatttatgttggataagtgagactctactgtatttcaatattgttGTGCATCTTCcatttgtttctgacttatgatgattcTAACACAgattttttcttggcaagacttgttcagaaggCTGAAActgtgacttgcacaaggtcacccagtggggttCAGTGGCCGAGCAGGAATTTGAATGCCAGTtttcagaattgtagtccaaggcTCAAATACTATATCATGTTGGttcttgtgtattttaatacttcTGTCCAAAGCTCTCTCAataagcttttaaaaaatctctgagGCTGACATCGAGACAGTCCAATGCAGTCTGTCTCTCAGACTGATAGCCAATGTGGAATTCTGCTATCCAGGTTCAAAACTAATCACTATATCACACTGTCTTTCATAGATAAGTGGGCTGATCAAGCAGATCAATTTTTCTTAGCCCTGATAACGACTGTCCAAATTACCACAAGAAAAATACTATTATACAGTTCAGTTTGTAACAATTTAGGCTTATATAGTGTAGATCTTAGGGGGAACACCTTCTACATTATTCTgtgtctaatacagtggttctcaatctgtgggtccccagatgtttttggccttcaactcccagaaatcctaacaactggtaaactggctgggatttctggtagttgtaggccaaaacacctgggaacccataagttgagaaccactggtctaaaaaaAGCCTAGATACTTTGGTCACATGCAAtgagaaaaaaatcacaaaaatattgatatacagtgttccctcacttatccaaattacgttccaggaccacccagtataactgaaaatccacaaagtagggacactattttaattttaacatttatacattatattgaaaCCTTTCCTACCAGCGCCGGTGGGCCCCTTGCTCCATgcccgccatgttgctctggctgcctctgctcctgcagctagggaagaaggaaggccgcTCCGCCCGGTAAGTGAGCGAGTGAGAGAGTGGGTGAGAGTGTGAGGGCGGGCGGCAGCAGCAGCTGGAGCCTGGAAGAGGAGGCCAAGCTCCTGTTTCTGTCGCCGCTCCAGCTGGTCACACCGGGAAACATGGAAGACTCGGTAGAGGGGACGGAGTCTTACTGTATCCCCAAGGGCTAGCAACGTAACTGaaccctcactctctcaccctccctccctcgctcgctcactTACCGGGCAAAGcagccttccttcttccctggctgcaggagccgaggcagccagagcaacatggcagacacgaagcaagggggcagcaacggaggaaataaataaaatattttcctgtGAAACaataagcgaaccgcaaagtagcgagggaacactgcaaaaataaaaacatacaacacaacccCCTTCCCCCATCCAGTCATCATACCTTTACTGACAATTATAGACAGTGCAAACATCAAACATTGTCACTGTGTCTAAATAAgaaatactattttattatttgttttaatctCTGATAATTTTTAAACCAACATCTGGTTATATACAGAGGGCAAAGCTTGGGTATGTTACACTGCAAAATATTCTACTTTCTTTGAGAGGATCTTACTATGTTCTGCACATTTATTGAACTGTTGAACACATTtatttgaattgttgccaatttgtacgccgccctgagtcccttcgggtgagaagggcgggatataaatgttgtaaataaataaataaactcaattATCACCATAATATTTTAACATCTTCCTGAATGTAATCCAGTCCCATTTTTCTTTCTGATCTTACTTTCAAGTATTTTAGTGATTTACAATGATTAGTAAAGCATTGTAACATTTATCAAAGGCTGTTCAACAAGGCCACAGTATCATCAGAACAAAGATCCAGTctctctcagaggttgtgaggtgttggaaactaggcaagtgggctttatctatctgtggaatgtccagggtgggcgaAAGACCTCTTGTCTGCCTGAAGAAAGTGTGAATatggcaattggccagcttggttagcattgaataatctggcagcttcaaagtctgtctgTCTCCTGAAGGGGAGTCCTTTGtagggagatgttagctggccctgattgtttcttgtctaatCAAGCCGGcctattgctacattcacacttgcctcaggcagacaagagttctttctcccaccctgaacattccacagatataaaaaccccagTTGTCTAGATCCCAACAgacttcataacctctgaggatgcttaccacagatgtgggcgaaatgtcaggagagaatgcttctagaacatagccatacagcccggaaaattcacagcaacccagtgattctggtcatgaaagcctccgacaatgcataaataaaattgttgttgttgttattattattattattaaggcagcCACAAGTAGGTCTAGCTCAGCTCAAACTCTGGTCttgcaggtgctttggacttcagctcccagaatccttcatcaCTGACCCAAAAAGctgaggctgctgggagttgaagtccaaaacatgagGAGAATTTAGCCCAGCTTTTCCCTCTGATCtaccaggttttttggacttcagttcccaggatCCCTCTTCATTGGCTGAGGCAGCTGAGGCTGCTGGGAGTTAGaacaaaaaaaaactctaaagggAACCcactgaaatgcaaagatacagaatgggggacgcttggctcgacagcaatacatgtgaaaaagatcttggggtccttgtggacaagttaaacatgatccaacaatgtgatgcggcagcttaaaaagccaatgggattttggcctgcataaataggagtacagtATCCAGATctaggaaagtcatgctacccttctattctgccttggacagatgacacctggaatcacactgtgtccaattctgggcaatgtaatttaagggagatattgacaagctggaatgtgtccagaggagggcgactaaaatgatcaagggtctggaggacaagccctatgaggagcggcttaaagagctaggcatgtttagcctggagagggaaggctgagaggagacatgatggccatgtataaatatgtgagggaaagtcatagggaggagggcacaggcttgttttctgctaccctggagactaggacacggaacaacctctggctggatggccatctgtcggggtgctttgaatgcgatttcctgcttgttggcagggggttggactggatggcccacaaggtctcttccaactctatgattctactgagAGAAATGTGGAAGGCCTGAATGCCTCCACTGTCagacatgggccctccaggtgttttggactccaactcccacaattcctaccagcctaccgactgttaggaattgtgggagttagaatccaaaacacccggagggcccaagtttgcccaggcctgttccaCACTACTTCATGACCTTTCTGACAGGCGGCCTGATGACGATGTGGCTCTAGGCCTCACCTTGTCTTCCCAGGAGGAGTCGCTCCGCAGCGCTTTGCTCCACAGCGAGGCCTTCAACGCGCCGCCGCCGCCCCCACCGTTGGCCACCAGGTGCGGATGGTGCTGGTGCGGCTGCGAGGGCGACGTCAGCTCCTCCTTCCGCCGGTGGCCGCCGCTCATCGTCCCCGCAACCAGGCCGCCCACCAGCCGAGCGCGCTGTCGCCACCGGGGAGGCACGCATGCGCGCAGGCACGCACGCGCACGCCCACCTGAGCCGCTTGGCCAATGGAGTCGCCGCCAGATGCTCTACGGCGCGAGGAAAGGGACAGTCCGGAAAAGGCGTTACGGGTTTTTACTCCCTCTTTTCGTTTCCAACAGCGCAGACTAGAGGCTGGCAGTGACGAGGCTCTtccagagagagacacacacaggaagaaagagagagagagggctggATGCTCTTTCCCGCTGTTTGGAGCCAAGGGGTACATctataccaggcctgggcaaacttgggcactccaggtgttttggacttcaactcccagaattcctaacagcctcaggccccttcctcccAGGGCCCGTTTTGCCGGTTTGGGgccgtttagaagttgtttaggaCCCCTTAGGGTGGCCCAGAGCCCGTTTTGCCCCGTTGTGCCTGTTTTGCCCCGTtgtgcctgtttagaagttgtttagggaCCCTTAGGGTATCTAAAAGTCCGATTTGCACACTTGTGTTCATTTGCAAGTTGTTTATAGCCCCCTTAGGGTGGCCCAGGtcccgttttgcccctttgggcctgtatAGAAGTTGTTTAGGGCCCCTTTAGTGTGGCACAGGGaccattttgcccctttgggcccaTTTAGAAGTTATTTTGGGCCCTCTTAGGGTGGCCCAGGGCCCGTTTTGCCCACTTGGGCCCATTTAGTTGTTTAGGGTCACTTTATGGTGGCCCAGGtcccgttttgcccctttgggcccaTTTAGACGTTTTTAAAGGCCCGTTTAGGTTGGCCCAAGACCCCTTTTGTCGGTTTGGgcccgtttagaagttgtttagtgCCCCCTTAGGATGGCCCAGATCCTGTTTGGCCCTGTTCAGAAGTTGTTTACAGCTTTTTTAGGGTGGCCCAGGTACCATTTTGCCAGTTTGGGCCCCATTAAAGTTGTTAAGCAAGGAGTTTTGGACCCAGAAGCCCCATTGAGCTTGGTCAGCAATAGGaaattctgggagcagaagtccaaaatgtctggagctccatagtttgggaaccactcaGGATCcagtcacagaatcctagagttggaagagactccaagtgCATCCAGACCAAGCCcaatttgccatgcaggaatactagATCatagtatccctgacagatggccacctagcctccgTTTAAAACACCTCCAGAAGACGAAACTCCAACAGACTCTGAGGAT contains:
- the rab5if gene encoding GEL complex subunit OPTI; this translates as MSGGHRRKEELTSPSQPHQHHPHLVANGGGGGGALKASLWSKALRSDSSWEDKDEFLDVIYWFRQIIAVILGVIWGIVPLKGFVGIAIFCLINAGVLYLYFSSFQQIDEEEYGGTWELTKEGFVTSFALFLVVWIIFYTAIHYD